In the Topomyia yanbarensis strain Yona2022 chromosome 3, ASM3024719v1, whole genome shotgun sequence genome, one interval contains:
- the LOC131688568 gene encoding zinc finger and BTB domain-containing protein 14-like isoform X1: protein MKFSVNMTIFNLKSFPNVCRLCLQPKSSAEMVTLDSYRPLNGCTISEMLEEISFNVPFELACYMPMEVCERCLDVLEFFFKYKRKLDLIQHFASSLAEVKSGNQRPLRQLFENEEERLHMLFRDLDLCQQDVKADDLIGEFSEYDLASTVCIKVEDDNDGEYELAFTAELLGEGTTHCAEQDNDLPSFLGEFQRTVEEQSVEVKPVALPIESEKPTMQDFEEDLKSEYTVIEGAFDEYEEDNDCDLDNEGTSDGQQPSKKKRQLRLPEEEVSLQECNLDCKFSTTFPSQFEKHLTKMHADEIEMLTCHRRICSGELFSSVELLRQHKNDAHSTHICMLCGKVVKHLIALENHLKWHEREREPTLQCSLCEEMFRTQTEVEKHAVKVHSARISFDCHECGLGFKHKLLLSQHLLTHSVERNYNCEQCERSFKTANHLRRHIRTVHTEVRYTCDHCQMSYGRRDKLRMHMERAHDIQTYFVCEICCTSFETDDKLQEHKDRHENPNDLDCGICLISCTTADEFNEHLCITYQDDYVCCNRDFRYHSYYNRHMFLTHGINTNARVKPKTGVLMGKQRALRKPVERCTKCEQVFATRKLKKQHMDFCQGQVVIFEIEPVADGVVES from the exons AT GAAATTTTCCGTAAACATgactatttttaatttaaaaagctTCCCTAATGTATGCCGACTGTGTCTGCAACCAAAGTCATCAGCCGAAATGGTTACTCTGGACAGTTATCGCCCACTGAACGGATGCACAATAAGTGAGATGTTGgaggaaattagtttcaatGTTCCCTTC GAACTTGCCTGTTACATGCCAATGGAAGTTTGCGAACGGTGTTTGGATGTTTTGGAGTTCTTTTTCAAATACAAAAGAAAACTGGATCTGATCCAACATTTCGCGAGTTCTTTAGCGGAGGTAAAATCAGGAAACCAGAGGCCACTGCGGCAGTTGTTCGAAAATGAAGAAGAACGGTTACATATGCTGTTCAGGGATTTGGATCTTTGCCAACAAGACGTTAAAGCGGATGATTTGATCGGCGAGTTCTCCGAGTATGATCTTGCTTCAACTGTTTGCATCAAGGTAGAGGATGACAATGATGGTGAATATGAACTAGCCTTCACTGCTGAACTGTTGGGAGAAGGTACTACACATTGTGCTGAGCAGGATAACGACTTGCCGAGTTTTTTGGGAGAATTTCAAAGAACTGTAGAGGAACAGTCGGTTGAAGTTAAACCAGTAGCGCTACCCATTGAATCAGAGAAACCTACCATGCAAGATTTTGAAGAGGATCTAAAGTCTGAATACACTGTTATAGAAGGAGCTTTCGACGAATACGAGGAAGATAATGATTGTGATTTAGATAATGAAGGCACCTCAGATGGACAGCAGCCGTCCAAGAAAAAGCGCCAACTTCGTCTCCCGGAAGAGGAGGTTAGCCTCCAGGAGTGCAATCTGGATTGTAAATTTAGCACAACCTTTCCGTCGCAGTTTGAGAAACACTTGACAAAAATGCACGCTGATGAAATTGAGATGCTGACATGTCATCGACGAATCTGCAGTGGAGAACTGTTCAGTTCGGTCGAGCTGCTGCGGCAACACAAGAATGATGCCCATAGTACTCACATTTGTATGCTTTGTGGGAAGGTAGTAAAACATTTGATTGCATTGGAAAATCATTTAAAATGGCATGAAAGGGAACGTGAACCAACTCTGCAGTGTTCGTTGTGCGAGGAAATGTTTCGAACACAGACAGAAGTGGAGAAACATGCCGTAAAGGTGCATTCGGCGAGGATTTCCTTCGATTGTCATGAGTGTGGTCTGGGGTTTAAGCA taAATTGCTATTGTCACAGCATTTGCTCACACATTCTGTCGAGCGAAATTACAACTGCGAGCAATGCGAAAGGTCTTTTAAAACAGCGAACCATTTGCGGCGTCACATTCGCACGGTTCATACGGAAGTTCGCTACACCTGCGACCACTGTCAGATGTCATACGGACGACGGGATAAACTACGGATGCATATGGAACGAGCTCATGAT ATACAAACCTATTTTGTATGCGAAATTTGCTGCACATCGTTCGAGACAGATGATAAACTACAGGAGCACAAGGACCGCCATGAAAATCCAAACGATCTGGATTGTGGCATATGTTTAATCTCATGCACTACCGCCGACGAGTTCAACGAGCATCTTTGTATCACATATCA GGATGATTACGTTTGCTGCAATCGCGATTTTCGCTATCATTCGTACTACAACCGGCATATGTTCTTGACCCACGGAATAAACACCAACGCTCGGGTTAAGCCGAAGACAGGAGTGCTTATGGGAAAACAACGAGCATTGCGG AAACCAGTCGAACGCTGTACCAAGTGCGAACAAGTATTTGCTACGCGGAAACTCAAGAAGCAACACATGGATTTCTGTCAAGGACAGGTGGTTATTTTCGAAATTGAACCCGTAGCAGATGGGGTTGTTGAAAGTTGA
- the LOC131691430 gene encoding zinc finger protein 616-like, with product MVAFNLSTFPEVCRLCLQTKHPDEMISIETKRPMYSGTLKDVLEEFTFKIPECASHYFPTEVCLICLEVLDFFYKYKQKITHIHLFLKAFVDVKLGDNDPLVQLLNDNKEYYSILFKDLDLCNKDDLLVEDMLEEYHHYKIATMPDIIKKEHDHGKRVEAEEMDDFNLHVETLESYENAKDDHYVKRFLEEIGDFKNVTKEQKLIEIKAEPVLLLPAIGCDSKLNIEEQPYCGSDQLDDFSQDSALKDDIDETEYSLNTVNPDENELEEKSKATDVHLRLHEQEDKHSKFYDSSCLPVLNIQQQFKDHRPQDIRKKHVCDICGATLKHKYSLEVHLARHAGVTQFQCQYCSASFHTKTETRNHLRSIHTTGSSCECSKCGAVFKNKKLLNQHLESHVEKRNFKCETCEFAFKTMQHLKRHITTVHREVRFSCNHCAMSYGRKDKLRMHIERTHSIQSYFNCDICLRSFDGKSALDEHMGHHASPKPLECGVCLMAFEDKVSFDEHMCISYRDDYKCCGKDFKYHVHYNRHMLMEHGIKSNARVKPKRGLLIGQLRADRRQRTVQCRKCSQSFSSVTERKGHDCIGTRLNIYSGNVLTGPEECVDSNEPMQMCEMGEEEHLEEVYDNVEINNETEYIISEVMEEEASIEC from the exons ATGGTCGCGTTCAATTTATCCACCTTTCCCGAAGTTTGTCGACTTTGTCTACAAACGAAACATCCGGATGAAATGATTTCAATTGAAACCAAGCGACCAATGTATAGTGGAACGTTAAAGGATGTGCTGGAGGAATTTACTTTCAAAATACCTGAG TGTGCTTCTCATTATTTCCCGACCGAAGTGTGTCTTATATGCCTGGAAGTTCTTGATTTCTTCTATAAGTATAAGCAGAAGATTACCCATATCCATCTTTTCCTGAAAGCCTTCGTGGACGTAAAATTGGGCGACAATGATCCTCTAGTGCAACTGTTAAATGACAACAAAGAATATTACTCAATTTTGTTCAAAGATTTGGATCTTTGCAATAAGGACGATTTGCTTGTGGAAGATATGCTTGAAGAATACCATCACTACAAGATTGCTACCATGCCGGATATCATAAAAAAGGAACATGACCATGGGAAACGAGTGGAGGCTGAGGAGATGGATGACTTTAATCTGCATGTAGAAACTTTGGAAAGCTACGAAAACGCTAAGGATGATCATTATGTTAAACGATTTTTGGAAGAAATCGGAGATTTTAAAAATGTTACCAAAGAACAAAAATTGATAGAGATCAAAGCGGAACCAGTACTCTTGTTACCTGCAATAGGTTGTGATTCGAAACTCAATATAGAAGAACAGCCTTATTGTGGATCTGATCAATTGGACGATTTTTCGCAGGATAGTGCATTGAAAGATGACATTGACGAGACAGAATATAGTTTAAATACGGTTAACCCTGATGAGAACGAGTTAGAAGAAAAATCCAAAGCTACAGATGTTCACCTTAGACTACACGAACAAGAAGATAAGCATAGTAAATTCTATGACTCGTCCTGTTTGCCAGTTTTAAACATTCAGCAGCAGTTCAAAGACCACCGTCCACAAGACATTCGTAAAAAGCACGTTTGCGATATATGTGGGGCTACCCTCAAACACAAATACTCCTTAGAAGTTCACTTGGCTCGGCATGCTGGAGTTACTCAGTTCCAATGTCAGTACTGTTCGGCGTCATTTCACACTAAAACGGAAACCCGAAATCACTTGCGATCGATTCACACTACCGGAAGTAGTTGCGAATGTTCCAAGTGTGGAGCtgtgttcaaaaataaaaaactacTGAATCAACATCTAGAATCTCACGTTGAGAAGCGGAATTTCAAATGCGAAACGTGCGAATTTGCGTTCAAAACTATGCAGCATTTGAAGCGGCATATAACAACCGTTCATCGGGAGGTGCGGTTCAGTTGTAACCATTGTGCGATGTCGTACGGTAGGAAGGACAAATTGAGGATGCATATCGAACGAACACACAGC ATCCAATCCTACTTCAACTGCGATATCTGCTTACGATCTTTTGACGGCAAATCTGCCCTAGATGAACACATGGGACATCACGCCAGTCCGAAACCGCTCGAGTGTGGCGTTTGTCTAATGGCGTTCGAAGATAAAGTTTCGTTTGATGAACATATGTGCATCAGTTATCGGGATGATTACAAATGCTGCGGAAAAGATTTTAAATACCACGTACACTACAATCGCCACATGCTGATGGAGCATGGGATCAAATCGAATGCTCGGGTTAAGCCAAAACGTGGACTGTTGATTGGTCAGCTGCGAGCTGATCGTAGACAACGTACAGTTCAGTGTAGGAAATGTTCGCAAAGCTTTTCATCCGTTACCGAGCGTAAAGGGCATGATTGTATCGGCACAAGACTGAACATTTATTCGGGTAATGTTCTGACAGGGCCCGAAGAATGTGTGGATAGCAATGAACCAATGCAAATGTGTGAAATGGGTGAGGAGGAGCATCTGGAGGAAGTTTATGATAATGTAGAAATTAATAATGAAACCGAGTATATCATAAGTGAGGTGATGGAGGAAGAAGCGAGTATAGAGTGTTGA
- the LOC131688568 gene encoding zinc finger and BTB domain-containing protein 14-like isoform X2 translates to MTIFNLKSFPNVCRLCLQPKSSAEMVTLDSYRPLNGCTISEMLEEISFNVPFELACYMPMEVCERCLDVLEFFFKYKRKLDLIQHFASSLAEVKSGNQRPLRQLFENEEERLHMLFRDLDLCQQDVKADDLIGEFSEYDLASTVCIKVEDDNDGEYELAFTAELLGEGTTHCAEQDNDLPSFLGEFQRTVEEQSVEVKPVALPIESEKPTMQDFEEDLKSEYTVIEGAFDEYEEDNDCDLDNEGTSDGQQPSKKKRQLRLPEEEVSLQECNLDCKFSTTFPSQFEKHLTKMHADEIEMLTCHRRICSGELFSSVELLRQHKNDAHSTHICMLCGKVVKHLIALENHLKWHEREREPTLQCSLCEEMFRTQTEVEKHAVKVHSARISFDCHECGLGFKHKLLLSQHLLTHSVERNYNCEQCERSFKTANHLRRHIRTVHTEVRYTCDHCQMSYGRRDKLRMHMERAHDIQTYFVCEICCTSFETDDKLQEHKDRHENPNDLDCGICLISCTTADEFNEHLCITYQDDYVCCNRDFRYHSYYNRHMFLTHGINTNARVKPKTGVLMGKQRALRKPVERCTKCEQVFATRKLKKQHMDFCQGQVVIFEIEPVADGVVES, encoded by the exons ATgactatttttaatttaaaaagctTCCCTAATGTATGCCGACTGTGTCTGCAACCAAAGTCATCAGCCGAAATGGTTACTCTGGACAGTTATCGCCCACTGAACGGATGCACAATAAGTGAGATGTTGgaggaaattagtttcaatGTTCCCTTC GAACTTGCCTGTTACATGCCAATGGAAGTTTGCGAACGGTGTTTGGATGTTTTGGAGTTCTTTTTCAAATACAAAAGAAAACTGGATCTGATCCAACATTTCGCGAGTTCTTTAGCGGAGGTAAAATCAGGAAACCAGAGGCCACTGCGGCAGTTGTTCGAAAATGAAGAAGAACGGTTACATATGCTGTTCAGGGATTTGGATCTTTGCCAACAAGACGTTAAAGCGGATGATTTGATCGGCGAGTTCTCCGAGTATGATCTTGCTTCAACTGTTTGCATCAAGGTAGAGGATGACAATGATGGTGAATATGAACTAGCCTTCACTGCTGAACTGTTGGGAGAAGGTACTACACATTGTGCTGAGCAGGATAACGACTTGCCGAGTTTTTTGGGAGAATTTCAAAGAACTGTAGAGGAACAGTCGGTTGAAGTTAAACCAGTAGCGCTACCCATTGAATCAGAGAAACCTACCATGCAAGATTTTGAAGAGGATCTAAAGTCTGAATACACTGTTATAGAAGGAGCTTTCGACGAATACGAGGAAGATAATGATTGTGATTTAGATAATGAAGGCACCTCAGATGGACAGCAGCCGTCCAAGAAAAAGCGCCAACTTCGTCTCCCGGAAGAGGAGGTTAGCCTCCAGGAGTGCAATCTGGATTGTAAATTTAGCACAACCTTTCCGTCGCAGTTTGAGAAACACTTGACAAAAATGCACGCTGATGAAATTGAGATGCTGACATGTCATCGACGAATCTGCAGTGGAGAACTGTTCAGTTCGGTCGAGCTGCTGCGGCAACACAAGAATGATGCCCATAGTACTCACATTTGTATGCTTTGTGGGAAGGTAGTAAAACATTTGATTGCATTGGAAAATCATTTAAAATGGCATGAAAGGGAACGTGAACCAACTCTGCAGTGTTCGTTGTGCGAGGAAATGTTTCGAACACAGACAGAAGTGGAGAAACATGCCGTAAAGGTGCATTCGGCGAGGATTTCCTTCGATTGTCATGAGTGTGGTCTGGGGTTTAAGCA taAATTGCTATTGTCACAGCATTTGCTCACACATTCTGTCGAGCGAAATTACAACTGCGAGCAATGCGAAAGGTCTTTTAAAACAGCGAACCATTTGCGGCGTCACATTCGCACGGTTCATACGGAAGTTCGCTACACCTGCGACCACTGTCAGATGTCATACGGACGACGGGATAAACTACGGATGCATATGGAACGAGCTCATGAT ATACAAACCTATTTTGTATGCGAAATTTGCTGCACATCGTTCGAGACAGATGATAAACTACAGGAGCACAAGGACCGCCATGAAAATCCAAACGATCTGGATTGTGGCATATGTTTAATCTCATGCACTACCGCCGACGAGTTCAACGAGCATCTTTGTATCACATATCA GGATGATTACGTTTGCTGCAATCGCGATTTTCGCTATCATTCGTACTACAACCGGCATATGTTCTTGACCCACGGAATAAACACCAACGCTCGGGTTAAGCCGAAGACAGGAGTGCTTATGGGAAAACAACGAGCATTGCGG AAACCAGTCGAACGCTGTACCAAGTGCGAACAAGTATTTGCTACGCGGAAACTCAAGAAGCAACACATGGATTTCTGTCAAGGACAGGTGGTTATTTTCGAAATTGAACCCGTAGCAGATGGGGTTGTTGAAAGTTGA